The genomic stretch ATCAAAGTAGATATTAAAACAAATTAAAAGTGTTTCTATCCAGCTAACTATATTGaaacaagaagaaaataaaaatagcgATTATGATGATTCTAAATCTCCTGGAACAATTGTAGCTTGCACACGAAGTAAAAGATTTGAGTTGGTGGAACAAATCTAGAACATTTTTATGAATGGGCGCTTATATAATTTAAAGACATaaggggtgtgtgtgtgtttgtatgGCTATTTTggcaatgatacgcagctctcccgCGTATTCAAGAACTTGAAACAAAAAGGTTTGAATAAATGGGGAAAAACATCAGAAATACAAATTGTTCTACAATGTAAAATTTCTCCAAAAAAGTTGTAGGAAAAAATTTGTTCTCGAATAAATAAAATGTTCCAAGGAAAAATTGTTACgaataagaataaaaaaattacatcaTAATAAAATAGTTATGACAATACAAAATGGTCTATTGACAGCTTGCCACATGCTAAAAATATTCTAGCTTAATGAGAAAATTATCtagatttatagaaaaatatttttatcatcACGAGAAATGTTCCAATCAAATGAAATGTTCTGAATATGGTAACATGATGTCCCATCAAAAATATTTCAGATTATGAGATTATAATACAATACACAAGTGTAGTCCTAGGAAAAAAGTATTCTATccaaaagtaaaaaaaagatattcCATCAAGAAAGAAATTTTCTTTACCTATTCCGATTGGTAGGAAAAAATGTTTTAGTGGAAGAAGGAAAAGCagaccaaataaaaaaaattaaataaaaatgactaaaaaggtagaagaaaaataaaggaCCATAGACCGAGACCAACTATTTGCAGTTGCTTGAAATAGCACGTAACATACATCAAGGCCCATATTGGGCCTATTGCAAAGAAATGGGCCTATTGGTATGTGTGCTTTCTAGTTCCTCTACTACATAGTACCGTCTTGGGCCAACGAAGCCGATACCAAAAATCATGACGATGAGGTGGGTGAGCAGCGCTCGTGCGACGAAGGGTGGTCCTGGCCTCCTGGGAGGTTCCATCGTGGTGGGGAGCGGGACGCTgcaaccggcggcggcgacggactACTGCGTCTAGACTCCTGATCGGCAGGCGCCCACCTGACCTGGCTGTGCTCACGGTGCTCGATCAAATGACATTTAAGTTTATCTCGCCGATATGGGTTCAACCCTTATCAGCTTACTTTGGATTGCTTGCTGAATTAAGAATTTAGATGAGGTTGAATGTTCTTGTGCCAAACATTATGCTTTGAACAGTATGTTCTTCTGACCGTACTCATCTGCGCTAGTTGACGCCATCATGGCTATCAAATTCGAGTATGGCGTGAAGAAAAACTGGATGGGTGATCCATGTTTCCCAACCATATATGCTTGGGACGGTGTGAAATGCAGCAATACAAGTGGTAACACTACGAGGATAACATCACTGTAAGTATCCAAAAGCCTATGCTGGGAAGTTCTTCCATCTTCATTCTTTCAAGTACCAGTAGTCGAGTTTATTATTAGTGACGGGTCTAATCACAATGTTGGACTGGAAATTGCAATGCAGAGATCTCTCCAATAGCAACTTGCGTGGGGCCTTATCTACGAATTTCACATTGCTTACGGCACTCGAGAATTTGTAAGTGCTACATGACTTGTCATTTCCTCAGCCTTCTGAAGTTTTTGTCAGAAACCTAAATGCCATGAATGAGAACCTCGATGTGCATCGAAGCATGCATAAGTGAAACAGGCACCAACTACATCAAAACTATAACACGTTTTTCTGCACacgcagttttttttttgccatctcGAGATGCATTTGTTCTATCAAAAATATATATTGCATTCTAGAATTCTCTTAAGAAAATGACTAAGTATTAGAGAACCCGCAGAAGTAAGCCATATAAAGCCTTAAGGAGCTACGGAATGCACCCAAACATACACAACTCCCTTCCTCTTTACTCTCTAGCATAAGGATTTGTAGTACTCCATTTTCCTAAAAGAGAACTATGTTGTAGCAAATTCACGGAAAGGTGGTGGAACTGGAGGTATTTATCCAGTATGACGAGGGAGCATAGAGGGGAACCTGTCCTTGCAAGTTTTTGTCTAAGTTCAGATTTCTGTAGTTCTTTCCACTGAGCTTTCTATTTGTTTAGAAATTCTTGAAATTTTGCAAATATTGTTCTCGGTAAACTCATGGAAAGCCAGGATTATAGTGTTATGCTAGGAATTTCGTTAGCTTATCGTGTTTATGCAGTTTCTAAAGGTTACGTGTTCTGGGATGATTAAATTAGTTCACCGAACCATGCTAGGAATTTGTTTCTGTGACTCCATTCTACAGGCCTCTGTAAAGTTATAGTCGATAAGCCAGCCTCCCTAGATTTAGCATTCATGTCAAAGAGAAAGGACCTGTGGAAGAAGACCAAACAAGCCATCTGTTGGGTTAATAACTAGCTTGGAAGTCACAATAAATTAAACTATGAGGTGCATGTCCTATTGGGTTGCACTATATATAGTTGTCATGAATAGATGGGACGTATTATAGTACATAATCTCTTTGATGACGGCATATTTGGCATAGCCAGTGTATTTCTTCCAGTCCGTAAATTAATTTTTTTCAACTTTAACATATTTTTCTATATGGTTTTGGAAAAATCCCTACAAGAAGTGATGGTGATGAACAATCATACCTGCCATCATTATGCTCCAGAACAGTGTCCGGACTGTTACCTGAATgcatgcgtgtgtgtgtgtgggggggggggggggcgcaacTCTGCACTGTGACAAGATGCGTCAACAAGTGAATATGTTTGTTTTGAACCACTTATGAAAGAAACAACAGGCAAACTAATGGGATGAACAAGGAACAAAGACCAACAGATTACTCGCATagttagggtgcgtttggcaggagctctgccaaacagtttttcagagagaaatGATTCTCTATTGATTCTGTGAGTTGATTCTCTGAAATaaactaagaggctgggagctggaaaaaagtagcttctcctgattctatgAATTGATTCTCCATAatattttaagagtttatgctagtgAATTAAAGAGAATCACTCTCAGGCACATAATCATTTCTATCAGAGAATTAGCTCCCATTGAGAATCAGAATTAGTTTTGTTACGCTCTTTCTGTTCCTTCTCTTTAATTGGCTGTCTTTCTTTTATTTGATCTGAACAATCACGTGCAAAATCATTCATTTTCTCCAATCTGTACGCTGATTAAGTAGACAAATTGGAAAAATGTAAGGGGGAGGGGACCAAGTCTCAGTTTGGCCTCCATTACCCTCTGCCAGTGCTCTAGAACTTCTCAGCAGTGTGGCTTTTATCCTATGAACAATCATATATTCGTACCTGCCATGATGATCCTATGATTATGCTGCAAATTGATAGAAATATAACTAACATGTATATCATATTTCATCAGTGTAGACTGTAGAATTTGAATGGCTTGCTCACTATAGTTGTATAAATATTTCAGGGATTTGTCTTATAACAACTTAAGCGGGCCAATACCTGATTCCCTACCAAGTTTGCCCTCCCTACGAGTTCTGTAAGTGGATATATTTGTTTACAAATTGTCACCTAGCCAGGGACTTTACTAATTTCCTTTCACTTAGAAATTTGTCTGGCAACCATCTGAATGGCAACTCCCTATGCAAAAATTACGGTGGATCACTTACTTTCAGGTCATGGTTTCTTCTTGATGCTTTTTTACCATTAGTGTACTTATAAATTTTTATAGTAGCTGTTTCTGTGATCTTTAAACAAGTGACCAATCAAAGAGTCCCCAGAGTAAACTCTGATCTTGTTGTCTTATGTGTTTCAGATATGATTCTGATATAAGTACGTGCAACAAATCGACAAGTCCGTCAAGAGAAAAAGCTCTCTTAGTTATTTCAGTTGTGGCCCCTGTCCTGGTTGTGGCTGCActtgttttttcatttttcatctGGAGAGCAAAAAGAAAGCCTAATGGTGTGCTCTGTTGCTCTAGCCTTTATAGACTTGCATGTATATCTTCAGTTTATTATATACTCAGTACCTCTGCCATATATTCTACTTGTGCAACCAGTTTCTATAGATGATCACAATGGAAATCTACAACTGGAGAGTGCTACAAGAGGCGCAAAAGGTCAAGGGGATCACCTGCAAGATACTGAGAATAGGAAATTCACGTATAAGGAGCTGGAGAAGTTTACTGATAATTTCGAACGGTTCATAGGACAAGGAGGTTTTGGACCTGTTTACTTTGGCTGTCTAGAAGAAGGTACCATGGTTGCTATCAAGATACGTTCTGAGTCATCATCACATGGCCTAGATGAATTTTTAGCCGAGGTACCAATTTTTCCAGCCACCTTGAAATATTCATGACACACTAGAAATGTAATTTTGCATAGCACACATGTGAATAATCTGCATGAGTCACAACACACAAGGAGGTTATATGGCAGTTAATATCTCTTTCTCATATTTGTTATCTTGTTACATATATAGGTTCAGAGTTTGACAAAGGTGCATCACAGGAATATAGTTTCTCTGGTTGGTTACTGCTGGGAGAAAAATCATTTAGCCCTTGTTTATGAGTACATGTCTCAAGGCAATCTTTATGATCATCTGAGAGGTTTGTCTCCTAACTTATTTGAGTCCTCACACAATTCCATAATATGTAGCTCGACAAGACATGGTTTCCAATGAGGCAATAAGTAATTCTGAGTATCAGTTTCCATAAAATATTTATGTTACTAATAAGTCCAACCATTTTATAAGACAGAATTTCTCAAAACAAGTCTACCGTACTACTTCCATGATATTACTAACTAAAATAGTTTTGTGTATTGGTAAAAGTTGAGGAAGTTTAACCACTCAAATTCTAAAAAGGGCATACCTTAATCACTCAAATTCTAAAGATTCATTTATTTCCGAATAGAGATAGTATTGATTACGAATATGACTAACTACGTGACTTTTAAAATTGCATATGAAGTATCTTGAAGTTTGAACGTACATGTTTAGTTATTTCAGTACATGAAAAAGAAGCCTTTTTGGGGCACCTACTTGTCCATCTATCTCTGGTTCTTTACATAGGTCCGAGGAATGACATGGGGTTGTCACTATGACACCTTGCCCGATGTGGATATGGCCTATTAATAAGCCATGAGTAATGTGTGCGCATGTCTAATACCAAATTCTTACCCAGCCTCGTTTCTTTCCGAGACCTCCGTAGGACCACATACTGCAATGTAATGTATAAGGTCCGCATTAAGGTCTTAGGACTTCCTATATTTCTTATACTACATGTGTACTTAGCTGTATGACTTCAGCCATCTTGTCAACGATGCGTTATTCTTATAGATATAGAGAAGTGAGAAACAGAACTAGAACCTGGGTGAATTCCATATTTCCACAAATTTGCTGAACTTGACACGTGAAGGTTGTTAACACACTGTTCTCATCTGCTGATTCATTGCAGGTAAAAAGGCTGCTGTCCAAACCTTGAACTGGGGAGCACGTGTGCAAATTGTGCTTGAAGCTGCACAAGGTATGCTGAAATGAAATACATACAGATTTTTTGTAAGCAAATATGGATgtgttgttcttttttttattttcatctcCTGGCGTTCCTGTTGTATATGTAGGCCTGGATTATTTGCACAAAGGATGCAGCCCGCCAATAATTCACCGAGATGTGAAGAGCGGCAACATTCTCTTGGGTCGAAATCTGCAAGCTAAAATAGCAGATTTTGGACTGAGCAAAACATATCTTAGCGATGCTCAAACTCACATATCAGCCACTGCAGCTGGCACGGCTGGCTACATGGACCCAGAGTATATCTCTCCCTATGTAGTAATAGAGCtataaaatatttttgatgCTTTATGGTTGTTGAAGTCAACTATTTAAGATTTGGCAACTACTTATTATTACAATACATCTATTAAATATATCAAATGTACACTTTCAGGAAATTGAAATTACCTTTAAGACAACTCTACATGTATCATTTCCGAACATTTAAACTCGACATGTAAAAGTAACCTGTAGTAAACGTTTACAATAGTTGACTTAAGAGAATCCTAGAGACAAGTGAGTCTATCTCAACTGGTTGGGTTGGGTAGTAAGTGCGGTTGTACACCCACAAATTTAGCtggctattttttttccattgaagAACCACCTAGTTATTCCTAGGTAGGGTCCTGACGGGGAGGAGGAACTTAATTATATATGAATGTGTAAGTAAAACTAGCAAAATTGAAACATTATGTGCAGCATGCATTTTTTCCTTGTTTGGGGCTCTATCCCTCGTTGACGTTGTTGGCTTCTATTTTCACAGGTACTACCTCACCGGAAGGCTTACCGAGAGCAGCGATGTGTATAGCTTCGGAGTAGTCCTACTTGAGGCAGCCACCGGTGAGCCTCCGCTGCTGCCAGGCCATGGCCACATCACCCAGCGCGTGAAACAGAGGATCGCCGCAGGCGACATCGGCTCGATCGCTGACTCAAGGCTTGGAGGCGCCTACGACGTCAGCTCCATGTGGATGGTGGTGGACACGGCCATGGCGTGCACGGCGGAGGCCGATGCTGGAAGGCCAACTATGGCTGACGTGGTGGCGCACCTGAAGGATAGCCTGGCACTGGAGGATGCTCGCGATAACGACTGCAGCGTCCCGCCGCGGCGAGCGTTGCagcgtgatgatgatgatgacacggTTATGTCCTCGTTTGGTCCGTCCGTGAGATgaggtttggtttggtttgatACTTTGATCCATCTACTAGTCTACAGCTGTGTTTTCTGTGCTGTGAAGGCCACATTGGAGTCTGTTTGTGCATTTGCTTTTGAAGCCGGTACTGTGGACTGTGGTAAATAAAGTTGACATGTGAAAGAAGCCACGATTTAATGTGTAGGTCAAGAAAGATTCATGTTATTTTCCGACTCTGTACCAACCAAAACAATCAATAAGGTTCGCGAATGGATTCGTATTCTTCATCTCAAATCAGAAAAAATCACTACTCAAATTGGAGTGCTTTACGTTAATATGATTTTCTTTTAACCGTACAACACGCAGCGGGGATAGCTCAGTTGGGAGAGCGTCAGACTGAAGATCTGAAGGTCGCGTGTTCGATCCACGCTCACCGCaattttttcattttcctttttaccATTCCGCAACTTCCATTTTTATTTTACCAATCTACCCCTGACTTCTCTCACAggcgcgccgccccgcccccgcccgccgcaaCAATTCCCCATTTCTTTCCCGCCTCTATCTCCCGCCTCTTCCCCTCCCAGAAAcccccccaaaccctagcctccaCGCCCCCGCCTCCGCATCCAGATCGGCCGCGACCATGGCGCTCAAGCAGAAGGGCacagacgccgccgccgccgccgaccccaagaagcgccgccgcgtcggcttCTCCGGCATCGGTACCAACCCCGACCCACGCCTCACCCCCTCATTTCCGGCCCGTTTACCCTGCTGGATTGTTGCATCTGGCGGCGCGTCCGCCGCACGGTTTTGTGCCAGTGCGGCTGTTGTTGGGCTCCGGcgtgttttgtttttttgacttctaattttaattttttttggctcGGCGGCTACGCTTGGGGCACGGCTGCTCTGCAGTTTCGTTTGGAGCAGAGCTGGGACGGTGCTGCTTCCGATTGAAGAGCCTCTGCTGCTCagatttttgtttgtttgacgGGATTCAGGTGTCCTTGCTTGATTTGGTGCCTGCAGCGTGGAAACGCGGGGAGCTGCTCTGTGCTAGTCAAAAGGGCTGCGGAGAAGTTAGGAAATTGTTAGGCTTTGCACTGTTTTGTGGACTGAGGTTGCACATTGTATGGAAGTGAATTGCTTTCTCTGCCCTTCGTGGAGGGGTCGATCTAGTTATTCTCAGCTTGGTTAAACCCTGATGCGCTGACCTTAAGTCTTGGACAGCCACATGGGTTAAATTCCACCTTATGAACAGTGCTAGGGCTCGAACAGCAAACCCTGTTGGGGAGGGGGGTTGCTGTGAAATTGTATCTCTTAGAAGATTCCTAATGAGCTCCGTGGAAGGAGGAACGATGTTGTATGTCTTAGTGTTCAAATGGTGACACTAGATGATTCCTAATGAGCTCCGTGGAAGGAGGGGCCATGGCTCACTTTGGCCTCAATGAAGCTCCGCCATTGCTTATGAATGCTGTTTTTCTTTCCTGTGGATGCGTTCCCCCCTTATTTTGTTTTCCTTGTGAGGTGTGCTCATCATAGTTTAAACTGCAGACTTTTATTTTGCCTTCACAAACATGAAGAGCTATCATTTTTGTGGTTGTAGCAGTCCTAGCAAGAGTCGCTCTGCAAGATACAAGTTACATGTGCTGTTTGTTCATCTATGTGGATGTTACATGCTAATTTCTCTTGCGCTTTTCAGTCCTTTCAGGCACCCCAATTTATATTGTAAATGCAGGCTAACTGATTTAGTTACCTTCCATTTCCTTTTGTTGCGCAGATGCTGGAGTCGAGGCAAATGAGTGTATGAAAGTGTTTCTGGGTGTGTAATTACTCTCATCAATCCTCTGTAAATTATGATTTCTAGCAGCCATTTCACCCCTTCTTTATGCAAATTGTAGTTTTTGGCAACCTATCTCTTTATCCCACTATAACCTATATTACGTATCAAAGTAAACAGCAATCTTCAAAACTAATAGTGAATCGCAAGTTTGGTTGTAGTTGCATAGTTCGACTGACTGACTGCAGTGAATTAGACAGTTATTTATATGCCCTGGAACTGAATTAACTCAATGGAATCATAATCCTATTAATTTGGTTTCTCCAGACTCCTAATTTTTTTCTACTGTTGGTTTTATTACAGCAAGAAACTCTGATGAGGTGGGCTCTGAAGACTGCACTTCTATTCAACCATTTGACCTAAACCATTTTTTTGGTGAAGATGGAAAGATATATGGTTACAAAAATCTTAAGGTAAGCAAAGTATTTTACTGTTATTGAAATAGCAGACTCTTCAGCCCTTTCTTCCACTAGTTCTTTCTATAAGTTTGACACGCTACTTATCTGACCATGATTGTATTGGATATGCTACTTTGTTTCAGATAAATGTGTGGATAAGTGCAATATCATTCCATGGATATGCTGATATTTCATTTGACGAAACATCTGATGTGAGTATTGCCTATTTGATTGTAGCTCTCAATCTGTGCTGAGTCTTGAATTCTTTATATATACAGATGATTTTCTGTACATTTAGCATGTGCAGTTACTGTGTATGGTTGCCAGCTGTAATTTGATATTGCTTTAGAATTTGGTTATAATTCGTCCATTACCTTTTAGCTTGTTTTTACTTGTCCATTTGAATTGATCAATGACTCAATGACACCGCACAGCAAACCAATTCTAACCTTCAACCATCATTGCTCACCTTTGCTATTTTTCTTTGTATCTGAATGTATTGGCTActcttttcagaaaaaaatatgtatagGCTACTGTTGTTCGTGAGCACTCTAATCCAGAATTTGAAATTTCAGTTGACATGTATTTGTTAGTAAAAGTAAATTTAGTCCTTCCTGATTTCCTCAAGACATTGACAAAACATTTTACTGATCTTCCAGGGAGGAAAAGGAATAACTGATCTAAATACTGTTCTTCAGGTCTGTTTCATTCACAATGTCATTGTTTAAGCAAATAAACCTCCACACATATGTTTTGTATTTCTTAAGCTTCGTACATTCTGTGACAGAGCATTTTTGGAGAAAGCTTGGTCGAAAAAGAGGAATTTATGCAAACCTTTTCAAAGGAATGCGAATACATCAGGTACTCTTATTTCTTCACAGTAGTATGCTGCAGCAGTATTATTTGTTGCTTCAGGAAGCAAGACATAATTGTTCTTATGGTTGCAGAGATGTGGTGACAAATGGTAGTGCCATAAAGCATAACGGCACAAATGAATCAGATCCAGCAGTTGAGGTAATATGTTTTTTCCTTGGTTTTTTTATGcttttttatatgaaacttgtaccatttatgcattttttttccgCTGATCAATGTATCTAACTAATATATGTTAAAGTAAGTTTGCTCTACGAAGTGTTATCATGGATCAATTTATGACACTATTTTTTGCCAATCAATGTAAAGCCCAATCActttcaaaatttaaaatttgcTTTGTAGCTTGAATTTGTTATTTACCTGGATGTTCATGTTCAGCCTGTCGTTCGTGGTATCATCTCTACTCAGGTGCCAAAAATCTTGAGATTGATTTATATTTGATTCCCAGATTGTTCGAGTTGAACTCCAAGGTGTTGCTGCATTCCTTTATTCTCGCCTGGTGCCGCTTGTTCTGCTTCTAGTTGAAGGTAACTGAAGGCTTTGAAATATACTAGTCTGCTTTACTTGGAACTTCTTCATTCTGATATCATTGCACTCTAGGTTCCACGCCTATAGATATTGGGGAACATGGATGGGAAATGCTTCTGGTAGTAAAAAGGACAACACAAGAGTCCGTTTCAAAATTTCAACTGCTAGGTTTTGCAGCTGTGCATAATTTTTATCATTACCCTGAGAGCAATCGGTTGCGGATCAGCCAGGTTGGCCCTCTCACAGTTTTACTTTCTGTTTGCTTCATTGAAGTTATTCTCCATGATTTAGTCAATCTCATTGAGCTTATTCCATGGTATTGCTAAGTTATACTTTCTGTTGTTGGACTCACGGGCAGTCTGGTTTTTAGATATTAACCTGACTTGATAAAGTTGCATACCTAAATGTTTTGGAAAGTTAAGCAAGTTTTTGGTTTGGTTGGGTGTTTTTcctgattttgttttgttttattttcagaTACTGGTGTTGCCACCTCATCAGGGTGAAGGCCATGGCCTTCGTCTTCTTGAGGCAATCAATTCTATTGCACAATCTGAGAACATATATGACGTAACCATAGAAGACCCTTCAGATTATCTGCAGTATGTGCGTTCATCTATCGACTGCCTCCGTCTTCTCACACTTGATCCAATCAAACCAGCGCTCAGTGCTATGGTATCATCTCTGAAGGAGACCAACCTTTCAAAAAGGACTTGCAGCTTGAAGATGGTTCCGCCAGCTGACCTGACCGAGACTGTCCGGCAGAAGCTGAAGATCAACAAGAAACAGTTCCTGCGGTGCTGGGAAATTCTGATCTATCTAAGCCTTGATTCTGAGGACCGTAAGAGCATGGACAACTTCAGGGCCTGCATATATGACCGCACCAAGGGTGAAATCCTTGGCGGTGCCACTGGAACCAATGGGAAGCGTCTGGTGCAGATGTCAAGCAGTGTGAACGAGGAGGTGTCCTTTGCTGTGTACTGGACACAAGAGGGTGGGGATGCTGACGACCAGACAGTTGAGCAGCAACCAGAAGATCTCAAGACCCAGGAGCAGCAGCTTAATGAGCTTGTGGACAACCAAATGGAGGAGATTGTTGGGGTTGCGAAGAATGTTAGCTCGCGTGGTAAGGATAAACTGGCAGACCTGGCTGCTCTTTGAATTTGGGTGATCCCTCCTTCATTTTATGCTAATGTGGTAATGCATGGAAGCTTTCTTGGTGAGGTATCTTTTATAGTTGGCTTCAGGTTAGAAAGGCTTAAGTTGGTTTACAGAGTCCGCAGAGTAGTACAGCCAACAGAAACCTAGGTGCTCGGTAGAATTTGTTGCGGCAGATTATTACGTACTTCATTTCTGGAACCTGTGATGAGAATTTTACGTTCAATTCGCTTGGCAACCATGCTAAATCTTGAAATATTCCTTGCAGTACTTCCCGTTGGACCTCAAGCTTATTGTGAGTTTTTACGGTGATTGGTCCCTCTCCTAAAATAAGTTGATTTTTACCATTGCCCTAAGTTACTTTACAGAGGAGTACCGACATCTACAACACCAAATAAATACACTATGGAAATTATTCTATGATGGACCTAATGATATTAATATTGTGTCATAAATATTAGTACTCTTTTTATAAGCTTGATCAAACTTAACATAGGGCAAGTCTAGAAATCACCTTGTTTTGGGAATGAGAGAAGTATTCTGTTATTGATTTTTATGTAGACAACAGTTGTTCGATTTCTATTGAGAGCTTGTTATGATTCAAAACACTGTAAACAGATTAACTTCAGCTCAGAAGTTGATATCAACCAAATGGTAGTGATCACAGGGTCGGCTTGGTATGTACAGATGGGAGAGACCTTGAAGAGGTAGCTGAGCTCAGTAGCTTACACAACACATCCACGGCTTATTGTTTACACATGCAAAAGTTAACTTTGCAATCCTGCTTCAGATTGACAAGCTTTTAGGTTGTTGACATGTCACGTTATTACATACAAACATGTAGTATCTTATGAAAAAGTGCGTATAAGCTTGTGAATTGGGATGTAGCTCACACCTCACAGCACTTTGAGAAGCTGCGACTTTACCAAAACCTTGATACTTGTACACAGAAACCGCAAGTTCAGTCTTTGCAAGATAAGCAATTGTAGATTCAAACCTTTTCACAAACATACACTAGCATTGCCTCCGCAAAGCAGATAGTTAAGTACCAACTTTAGACTTCCAGTAGAGGCCGTCAACAATAAGCCAAATTCAGATACAGGCACAATTTACAGACTCATCTTGATTCAGAACTTTTAACCTGGATTGGATATTTAAACTCCCAACTAGAAGAACCAGAAAAGCATAAGTCAATAACATCCATTTTGGGATTTGGGGAACTTCAGTTTGCCACAAAAAATTCAAGTTGTAGGAACATCCACTAAAAGCTGAAATGTTTATGGAAACGGGACTGATCACTGAAACAAGGAGAGAAATCTCAAAACAATCAAACTAAAAAAAAGGACAACATGAATCCTTTTCTCGTTAACAATAATGGGAAGGAGATGAAAGAAAGTTAGCTAAGAAGATAATATTGTGATAATTCAA from Setaria italica strain Yugu1 chromosome II, Setaria_italica_v2.0, whole genome shotgun sequence encodes the following:
- the LOC101774130 gene encoding probable LRR receptor-like serine/threonine-protein kinase At1g51810 isoform X1; translated protein: MAFLVLLAATLFMLTAQAVVRVVGEPGTTTTAGFLSIDCGLDGSGYKDATTGIDYVPDGPYVDAGENHVVAAEYRDGPKRYDTLRSFPPGSGKRNCYTLPTVAGAKYLVRMESTYGNYDGRNSSSSSSMEEYMFDLYLGADYWETVEVGRNVASEAVFVAWAAWTPACLVDTDQGTPFVSVVELRPLPAGLYPTVTPGLSMNLQRRMGASMPLTRFPYDEYDRFWWPMYNNSHWANLSTRMTIQPDPSFAEPLSILQTAVSATGNDTVLTIFILGNHLHKTTFSFMGFMHFADFQNAQLRQFDIYLNGEKQGPSYTSSFLVASCIYTPTAYKAVDRKYNITLVATAKSVLPPMINAVEIYNIIPHSNPITFSDDFDAIMAIKFEYGVKKNWMGDPCFPTIYAWDGVKCSNTSGNTTRITSLDLSNSNLRGALSTNFTLLTALENLDLSYNNLSGPIPDSLPSLPSLRVLNLSGNHLNGNSLCKNYGGSLTFRYDSDISTCNKSTSPSREKALLVISVVAPVLVVAALVFSFFIWRAKRKPNVSIDDHNGNLQLESATRGAKGQGDHLQDTENRKFTYKELEKFTDNFERFIGQGGFGPVYFGCLEEGTMVAIKIRSESSSHGLDEFLAEVQSLTKVHHRNIVSLVGYCWEKNHLALVYEYMSQGNLYDHLRGKKAAVQTLNWGARVQIVLEAAQGLDYLHKGCSPPIIHRDVKSGNILLGRNLQAKIADFGLSKTYLSDAQTHISATAAGTAGYMDPEYYLTGRLTESSDVYSFGVVLLEAATGEPPLLPGHGHITQRVKQRIAAGDIGSIADSRLGGAYDVSSMWMVVDTAMACTAEADAGRPTMADVVAHLKDSLALEDARDNDCSVPPRRALQRDDDDDTVMSSFGPSVR
- the LOC101774130 gene encoding probable LRR receptor-like serine/threonine-protein kinase At1g51810 isoform X3, whose product is MAFLVLLAATLFMLTAQAVVRVVGEPGTTTTAGFLSIDCGLDGSGYKDATTGIDYVPDGPYVDAGENHVVAAEYRDGPKRYDTLRSFPPGSGKRNCYTLPTVAGAKYLVRMESTYGNYDGRNSSSSSSMEEYMFDLYLGADYWETVEVGRNVASEAVFVAWAAWTPACLVDTDQGTPFVSVVELRPLPAGLYPTVTPGLSMNLQRRMGASMPLTRFPYDEYDRFWWPMYNNSHWANLSTRMTIQPDPSFAEPLSILQTAVSATGNDTVLTIFILGNHLHKTTFSFMGFMHFADFQNAQLRQFDIYLNGEKQGPSYTSSFLVASCIYTPTAYKAVDRKYNITLVATAKSVLPPMINAVEIYNIIPHSNPITFSDDFDAIMAIKFEYGVKKNWMGDPCFPTIYAWDGVKCSNTSGNTTRITSLDLSNSNLRGALSTNFTLLTALENLDLSYNNLSGPIPDSLPSLPSLRVLYDSDISTCNKSTSPSREKALLVISVVAPVLVVAALVFSFFIWRAKRKPNVSIDDHNGNLQLESATRGAKGQGDHLQDTENRKFTYKELEKFTDNFERFIGQGGFGPVYFGCLEEGTMVAIKIRSESSSHGLDEFLAEVQSLTKVHHRNIVSLVGYCWEKNHLALVYEYMSQGNLYDHLRGKKAAVQTLNWGARVQIVLEAAQGLDYLHKGCSPPIIHRDVKSGNILLGRNLQAKIADFGLSKTYLSDAQTHISATAAGTAGYMDPEYYLTGRLTESSDVYSFGVVLLEAATGEPPLLPGHGHITQRVKQRIAAGDIGSIADSRLGGAYDVSSMWMVVDTAMACTAEADAGRPTMADVVAHLKDSLALEDARDNDCSVPPRRALQRDDDDDTVMSSFGPSVR
- the LOC101774130 gene encoding probable LRR receptor-like serine/threonine-protein kinase At1g51810 isoform X2 is translated as MAFLVLLAATLFMLTAQAVVRVVGTTTTAGFLSIDCGLDGSGYKDATTGIDYVPDGPYVDAGENHVVAAEYRDGPKRYDTLRSFPPGSGKRNCYTLPTVAGAKYLVRMESTYGNYDGRNSSSSSSMEEYMFDLYLGADYWETVEVGRNVASEAVFVAWAAWTPACLVDTDQGTPFVSVVELRPLPAGLYPTVTPGLSMNLQRRMGASMPLTRFPYDEYDRFWWPMYNNSHWANLSTRMTIQPDPSFAEPLSILQTAVSATGNDTVLTIFILGNHLHKTTFSFMGFMHFADFQNAQLRQFDIYLNGEKQGPSYTSSFLVASCIYTPTAYKAVDRKYNITLVATAKSVLPPMINAVEIYNIIPHSNPITFSDDFDAIMAIKFEYGVKKNWMGDPCFPTIYAWDGVKCSNTSGNTTRITSLDLSNSNLRGALSTNFTLLTALENLDLSYNNLSGPIPDSLPSLPSLRVLNLSGNHLNGNSLCKNYGGSLTFRYDSDISTCNKSTSPSREKALLVISVVAPVLVVAALVFSFFIWRAKRKPNVSIDDHNGNLQLESATRGAKGQGDHLQDTENRKFTYKELEKFTDNFERFIGQGGFGPVYFGCLEEGTMVAIKIRSESSSHGLDEFLAEVQSLTKVHHRNIVSLVGYCWEKNHLALVYEYMSQGNLYDHLRGKKAAVQTLNWGARVQIVLEAAQGLDYLHKGCSPPIIHRDVKSGNILLGRNLQAKIADFGLSKTYLSDAQTHISATAAGTAGYMDPEYYLTGRLTESSDVYSFGVVLLEAATGEPPLLPGHGHITQRVKQRIAAGDIGSIADSRLGGAYDVSSMWMVVDTAMACTAEADAGRPTMADVVAHLKDSLALEDARDNDCSVPPRRALQRDDDDDTVMSSFGPSVR